tatatatatttatatataattttattaattttttttcttttctttttttattaaaatatgaaaggaatacttaatatattatattgttaatttttttttaaaattgaAAATAGGATAATATCATGGTGTTTCAAATTTTATTGATATcttaatataaaacaattttccccttatttcttttttttattattatataaaattttataatattattataattttgcaaaaaatggaaaattatgatttgaaaaaaagaaaaaaaattttaagttaaaaaaataaaaataataaataaataaaatatattattaatatattcattgAAAATGcacttatatataataggtccttttaaaaaaaaaataaataaataaaaaattttaaatatacaagaaagaataaaaaaaattttaaatacgcaaagaaaaaaaattaattaattatatatatatatatatatatatatataatttcacTTATTAAGGTTCTTTTATATGTACGTCTTTTAAGACatgtaattattttattttttttttgggaAAAAAGGAGTActgtaaatatattgagGAGAAttaggaaaaaaaaaatttatataaatgaaaaaaaatattaattaagtttaatttaataaaatatccAAACTTTTTTAGTAAAAGAATTCagaaaaacatatatatttattatatcctGAATTTTATGATGTTGATATATTGTAGTTTATTAAGACAaagttttatatatattaggaaactaagataaaatatatatatatatatatatattatattatatttttaaaataaaataggtacttaaaatatttagttcaagtacatatatatatatgttataatttatttttattaatacgtttatataaatgcaaaataaaataatcacaaaaattaataataatatgtatatatgtttataataataataattattattatataaggATATTTGCACGagatatttttatattatatatttttatattaaaattttttttttttataaatttttattttataaaaaatatataatcatttatgttttttttttttttcttttaatcttattaaaagtaaaacttaaacaaaaattatactTTCATATATTAGTGTGTATTCaaaaagatattattaaaGTAATTTATGACTTTTTGTtgatttaaataaaataaggATTTATATAGAATATTCACTTAAGGTATAgatatgaaatatatatatatatatatatatatatatatatatatatatatatatatatatgtatgtattatatgtaaagCTACcaattcatattatataaaatatgagTAAATAActataaaatttatattatgtttatttgtAATCCTCTAtagaaaaagataataaaaagaaatgaaaaattattaatatgaaataatataaagaaaatcataatatatacttacgcacatatatattgaatacatataaatattttatataaaataatacatatatcattaaatataaaagcTGTATTTGTAGAGTAAAATGTAGCAAGTATCATAATATGagaatacatatatatatatatatatatatatatatgttcattaatttgtatgtatgttttatttttatgtatactatataacaaataataaatatatagagaaatttaatatataaagttgtattatatattaatatatacatatatacatatatatatacatatttattttaagCATGCATGagaaaatttttattttttttatttatatatattatttctcAATAGTTTACTCACATTTTGATGAAGTAACGTTTTATATGGAATTAATGTATTTTctattcttatatatatttatgtgcATAGAAGATTTttagaatatatttatattataaaatagaaagagagaaaaaaatatataatttattgaAAAATACTTTTCTTTAAATCACTATATtgtgttaatatataaaaaaaaagataaataaaatgaatgtCGAATGAATATAGTGAAAACGTGCCGTTCGTAATTTTAgcttaatatatattctaaatatttatattactttatatatatatatatatatattataacatttaaataatatatctaataaattatatatatgtagttatataatatatatatttatatatacaNNNNNNNNNNNNNNNNNNNNNNNNNNNNNNNNNNNNNNNNNNNNNNNNNNNNNNNNNNNNNNNNNNNNNNNNNNNNNNNNNNNNNNNNNNNNNNNNNNNNTTTTTTAGGTTATGATTATTCACATAATGAATTCAAGGGTAAATCCTAGAGGAGTGTGGCCAAATGAGACTTTACATCATGTATTACCTAGTATTAGAATTACGAGTGctaaaagaagaagaataAACTACGATGATGAAGATGCTTATGATGAGCCtcataataatcataatagTACTAACAATAGGAATTGTAATAATGctgaaaatatattgaatagtatagatttaatatttaatagGATTATGCAAAACATAAAAGATCGCTCGTATAATGAATATCCTTCATTGCAGAATGTTGTTGATTATAATGACCTTTCAAGAAATTTAAGTAGAGATGAATTAAATGCTGTTCTTAGAAGTTTAAACGACGATACCCCACGAAATGACCTTATCAGTATATGGAATCATGTTGTTAGAATCAATAGGGATGGGATGGttgatattataaattccatattattatatgtaaataattttataaggaattataaaaatggtAAATTGGATGTTAAGGAAGTTTTAGAGGAGTTAAAAATCAATGAAAAATCATTGAGGCTTTTTAAAACTTGTAGCCTAAAAGAAATATCATCTTCCGactttaaatataataatgatttttatactcttcttaataatgaaaaaaaaatagagGATTTAAAAAGCTTAATTAATTCCTATATGAAATTTGCTGATGATAcgaagaagaaaatatatcataattatataaaacaatttAAGGAATCGTTcgaaaaatatattgaaaaaaaaaataattcacCAAATAAAAGTACAggataaaatataataatacattgcacatattatatatatatatatatatatatatatatattaatataaaaaataagcaatggaaaaaaaaaaaaaaa
This is a stretch of genomic DNA from Plasmodium reichenowi strain SY57 chromosome 14, whole genome shotgun sequence. It encodes these proteins:
- a CDS encoding exported protein (PHISTa), coding for VMIIHIMNSRVNPRGVWPNETLHHVLPSIRITSAKRRRINYDDEDAYDEPHNNHNSTNNRNCNNAENILNSIDLIFNRIMQNIKDRSYNEYPSLQNVVDYNDLSRNLSRDELNAVLRSLNDDTPRNDLISIWNHVVRINRDGMVDIINSILLYVNNFIRNYKNGKLDVKEVLEELKINEKSLRLFKTCSLKEISSSDFKYNNDFYTLLNNEKKIEDLKSLINSYMKFADDTKKKIYHNYIKQFKESFEKYIEKKNNSPNKSTG